The Cellulomonas sp. S1-8 genome has a window encoding:
- a CDS encoding amidohydrolase family protein, translating into MAGGAAMIVDAHCHAGLGDVMPDPLGDDHPDAALRRYTARARHVGIGHTLLMAPPSDDYPAANRHVARIVQGAPQRWTGIVFVGPRADAGRIDAMVTTAVDAWGFRAIKVHWRDGPMTDEVARAAQARALPVVHDPGGDVDQVAHFADRYPDVAWVVPHLSSFADDWRAQTRFVDLLERRPNVHTDTSGVRYVDVLLDAVRRAGAHKVLFGTDGPYLHPAAELAKVRGLGLARDDLALVLAGNVRRLVARVRRAPATTPVPV; encoded by the coding sequence ATGGCCGGGGGTGCCGCGATGATCGTCGACGCGCACTGCCACGCCGGGCTCGGGGACGTCATGCCCGACCCCCTGGGCGACGACCACCCCGACGCCGCGCTGCGCCGCTACACCGCGCGCGCCCGGCACGTCGGCATCGGGCACACCCTGCTCATGGCGCCGCCGTCCGACGACTACCCCGCGGCGAACCGGCACGTCGCCCGGATCGTGCAGGGCGCCCCGCAGCGGTGGACCGGCATCGTGTTCGTCGGCCCCCGCGCCGACGCGGGCCGCATCGACGCCATGGTCACCACGGCCGTCGACGCGTGGGGGTTCCGCGCGATCAAGGTGCACTGGCGCGACGGACCCATGACCGACGAGGTCGCCCGCGCCGCCCAGGCCCGCGCGCTGCCCGTCGTGCACGACCCCGGCGGCGACGTCGACCAGGTCGCGCACTTCGCCGACCGCTACCCCGACGTCGCGTGGGTCGTGCCGCACCTGTCGTCGTTCGCCGACGACTGGCGCGCGCAGACCCGGTTCGTCGACCTGCTGGAGCGCCGGCCCAACGTCCACACCGACACGTCCGGCGTGCGGTACGTCGACGTGCTGCTCGACGCCGTGCGGCGCGCGGGGGCCCACAAGGTGCTGTTCGGCACCGACGGCCCGTACCTGCACCCGGCGGCTGAGCTCGCCAAGGTCCGCGGGCTCGGCCTCGCGCGCGACGACCTCGCGCTCGTCCTGGCGGGCAACGTCCGCCGCCTCGTCGCCCGCGTCCGCCGGGCGCCGGCCACCACCCCCGTCCCGGTGTGA
- a CDS encoding aminotransferase class I/II-fold pyridoxal phosphate-dependent enzyme, translating to MLDLTSSLFLGVHHPAGRSGGWSSLTTGRAAALGEPAVARRVAARVAARLGAPAGVVHRSALHALVDVVDVLAPSAVIVDAGAYPLVRLAAGASAPVVRTFAHHDVDDLVRALAGAGPRPVVVTDGWCAACNRPAPLTALERVARAAGGTLVVDDTQAFGVLGPGGAGTWRWSGGRPVGAVQVVSLAKGLGAPLAVTAGPRDVVARLAVHGTRWHASPPTAADLRAADDATAPAAQRALEGRRRRLWWLVGALRAGLLRLGLGIVGRPFPVVHARGPDPARAARVLRGRGVRALVLAPACLPAPVLTFVVTAEHTPADVRRVLAAVRVAATSPTGPRPGVPRWPGVPR from the coding sequence GTGCTCGACCTGACGTCGTCGCTGTTCCTGGGCGTGCACCACCCCGCGGGGCGGTCCGGCGGGTGGTCGTCCCTCACGACGGGCCGCGCGGCGGCGCTCGGCGAGCCGGCGGTCGCCCGTCGGGTCGCCGCGCGCGTCGCGGCCCGCCTCGGGGCGCCCGCGGGGGTCGTCCACCGCTCCGCGCTGCACGCGCTCGTCGACGTGGTCGACGTGCTCGCGCCGTCAGCCGTGATCGTCGACGCGGGTGCGTACCCGCTGGTCAGGCTAGCGGCGGGGGCGTCGGCGCCCGTGGTGCGCACCTTCGCGCACCACGACGTCGACGACCTCGTGCGCGCGCTCGCGGGGGCGGGGCCGCGGCCCGTCGTGGTGACCGACGGCTGGTGCGCGGCGTGCAACCGGCCGGCACCGCTGACGGCGCTGGAGCGCGTGGCGCGGGCGGCGGGCGGCACGCTCGTCGTCGACGACACGCAGGCGTTCGGCGTCCTGGGGCCTGGCGGGGCCGGCACGTGGCGGTGGTCCGGCGGCCGGCCCGTCGGCGCCGTGCAGGTGGTGTCGCTCGCCAAGGGCCTCGGTGCGCCGCTGGCCGTGACGGCCGGGCCGCGGGACGTCGTGGCCCGGCTCGCGGTGCACGGCACGCGGTGGCACGCGAGCCCGCCGACGGCCGCGGACCTGCGGGCGGCCGACGACGCGACCGCGCCGGCCGCGCAGCGCGCGCTCGAGGGTCGTCGGCGCCGGTTGTGGTGGCTGGTCGGGGCCCTGCGTGCGGGCCTGCTGCGCCTGGGGCTCGGGATCGTCGGACGACCGTTCCCCGTGGTGCACGCCCGCGGACCCGACCCCGCACGGGCGGCGCGGGTGCTGCGCGGTCGGGGGGTACGGGCCCTCGTCCTGGCGCCCGCGTGCCTGCCCGCGCCCGTCCTGACGTTCGTCGTCACGGCCGAGCACACGCCCGCCGACGTCCGACGCGTCCTGGCCGCCGTGCGCGTGGCCGCCACGTCGCCGACGGGGCCACGGCCGGGGGTGCCGCGATGGCCGGGGGTGCCGCGATGA